The following are encoded in a window of Candidatus Hydrogenedentota bacterium genomic DNA:
- a CDS encoding polyprenyl synthetase family protein has translation MTLEQLYKPIQPELREVQETVSRYWSDAIALVRGPSDTPAQAGGKLLRPALCLLSAGASGAQTLGAFVPLATACELLHIAALAHDDVVDHADRRRGTASLNALWDDRTAVLSGDYLVARSIALMAAYQSCGLIENTVNALQRMTEGELVSFGKSGDSFTQHDCLELAERKTAIYFAVTCTAPTYLAGSAHREALQSFAMAFGVAFQIIDDVLDIMKDQNALGKPSCGDIVEGKQTLPLLFLREALDPAGQKRLRDMTGRPLGDEDRRWAANALEKSGAKARAEAVARQYADTARHALDGLPNTPHKASMQGLAEFILVRNS, from the coding sequence ATGACACTGGAACAATTATACAAACCCATCCAACCGGAGTTGCGCGAAGTCCAAGAGACCGTCAGCCGATATTGGAGCGACGCGATCGCGCTCGTACGGGGTCCGTCCGACACTCCCGCGCAGGCCGGCGGAAAACTGTTGCGGCCCGCTTTGTGTCTGCTGTCCGCCGGCGCGTCAGGCGCTCAGACCTTGGGCGCCTTCGTGCCGCTGGCCACCGCCTGCGAACTGCTGCACATTGCCGCGCTTGCGCACGACGATGTCGTAGACCATGCGGACCGTCGGCGGGGAACAGCATCCCTGAACGCTCTCTGGGACGATCGGACAGCCGTGTTGAGCGGCGATTACTTGGTTGCCCGCTCCATCGCGCTCATGGCGGCGTATCAATCCTGCGGGCTTATCGAAAACACGGTCAACGCCTTGCAGCGCATGACCGAGGGCGAACTGGTCTCCTTCGGCAAAAGCGGCGATTCGTTTACGCAACATGACTGCCTCGAACTGGCCGAGCGCAAAACAGCCATTTATTTCGCCGTTACCTGCACCGCGCCGACCTACCTTGCGGGCAGTGCCCACCGGGAAGCCCTCCAGTCTTTTGCGATGGCCTTTGGCGTCGCCTTTCAGATTATTGACGATGTGCTCGACATCATGAAGGACCAGAACGCGCTCGGAAAACCTTCCTGCGGGGACATCGTCGAGGGTAAACAAACCCTGCCGCTGCTGTTTCTTCGCGAGGCGCTCGATCCGGCCGGCCAAAAACGCCTGCGCGACATGACCGGTCGGCCGCTTGGGGACGAAGATCGCCGCTGGGCCGCAAACGCCTTGGAAAAATCCGGCGCCAAGGCCCGGGCCGAAGCAGTCGCACGCCAATATGCCGACACGGCCCGCCATGCCCTTGACGGACTTCCGAACACCCCCCACAAGGCTTCCATGCAAGGCCTTGCGGAATTCATCCTCGTACGAAATTCGTAA
- a CDS encoding protein-L-isoaspartate(D-aspartate) O-methyltransferase has product MWRRKSCKPSDPYERARAEMVDRQIAARGINDARLLDAMRRVPRHAFVPDESVERAYEDHAMPIGQGQTISQPYMVAVMTQLLEVGPADRVLEIGTGSGYQSAILSLLAREVITVERVPFLAESARRRLLSLGYENVTVIVGDGTLGYPEKAPYNAIIVTAGSPSVPEALKNQLAPNGRLVCPVGPRDLQHLAVIARTESGFRETTGIGCIFVPLIGEYGWKNSGHADAAAVF; this is encoded by the coding sequence ATGTGGCGGCGCAAATCCTGCAAACCGTCAGACCCCTACGAACGGGCTCGGGCGGAAATGGTCGATCGGCAAATCGCCGCGCGCGGCATAAACGATGCCCGCCTCCTCGACGCCATGCGCCGCGTCCCTCGGCATGCATTCGTTCCGGACGAGTCCGTGGAACGCGCCTACGAAGACCACGCCATGCCTATCGGCCAAGGCCAGACCATCTCGCAACCCTACATGGTCGCCGTGATGACCCAACTACTCGAAGTCGGACCGGCGGATCGTGTTCTCGAAATCGGGACCGGCTCCGGCTATCAGTCGGCCATACTTTCCCTGCTCGCCCGCGAGGTAATCACCGTCGAACGGGTGCCGTTTCTGGCCGAATCCGCACGCCGCCGCCTGCTCTCCCTCGGATACGAAAACGTCACGGTCATCGTCGGCGACGGTACGCTGGGGTATCCTGAAAAAGCCCCTTACAACGCCATCATCGTTACCGCAGGCAGCCCGTCCGTACCGGAGGCCCTGAAAAATCAACTTGCCCCGAACGGACGTCTCGTTTGCCCGGTCGGTCCGCGCGATTTGCAACATCTCGCCGTGATTGCCCGAACCGAATCGGGTTTTCGGGAAACCACGGGAATCGGCTGCATCTTCGTCCCTCTGATTGGCGAATATGGATGGAAAAACAGCGGGCATGCCGATGCGGCAGCGGTTTTTTGA
- a CDS encoding YggT family protein, translating into MIEISIFDVACRAANAAFTFYMMMILLRWLAPYLQLDMDSPRVRWISRLTDPFIRAMRKIAVEKMLLPRFGLIDYGPILALLALWVARAIVVAMLARVTVGG; encoded by the coding sequence GTGATTGAGATTTCCATTTTCGACGTTGCATGCCGCGCCGCCAATGCGGCGTTTACCTTTTACATGATGATGATCCTGTTGCGCTGGTTGGCGCCGTATCTTCAACTCGACATGGACAGTCCCCGCGTCCGCTGGATAAGCCGCCTAACCGATCCGTTCATTCGCGCGATGCGCAAGATAGCCGTTGAAAAAATGCTTCTCCCCCGTTTCGGCCTGATTGATTATGGACCGATTCTTGCCCTGCTGGCGCTGTGGGTCGCCCGTGCGATAGTCGTTGCGATGTTGGCGCGCGTCACCGTCGGCGGATAG
- the thpR gene encoding RNA 2',3'-cyclic phosphodiesterase, with translation MVPSEVRLGVCAMRAFVAIELPGAIKDAIESLIRRLRGVGARASWVRRENMHLTLRFFGGITEDQSIRLGEILAENGREIRPFPVHVRGIGAFPNARKPAVIWVGAEAPDDCLLHMNAAAENAARAIGLSPDDKPFHPHITMARIRDTRTARPLMEAIESEAAFDAGAFEASGMTLFSSELTPKGPVYQVVREFPCD, from the coding sequence ATGGTTCCGTCTGAAGTCCGGCTGGGCGTCTGCGCGATGAGGGCATTTGTGGCGATAGAACTTCCCGGGGCCATCAAGGACGCCATCGAATCGCTGATCCGCCGGCTTCGGGGAGTGGGTGCGCGGGCGTCATGGGTCCGCCGCGAGAACATGCACCTGACACTGCGCTTCTTTGGCGGCATCACGGAAGACCAGTCCATTCGCCTCGGGGAAATTCTGGCCGAAAACGGCCGGGAAATCCGGCCCTTTCCTGTACACGTCCGCGGGATCGGCGCGTTTCCAAACGCGCGCAAGCCCGCCGTCATTTGGGTGGGCGCCGAAGCGCCGGATGACTGCCTGCTCCACATGAACGCCGCCGCCGAAAACGCCGCGCGCGCCATCGGCCTGTCCCCGGACGACAAGCCGTTTCATCCCCATATCACGATGGCTCGCATACGCGACACGCGCACGGCACGGCCTCTCATGGAAGCGATCGAAAGCGAAGCCGCCTTCGATGCGGGTGCATTCGAGGCCAGTGGTATGACATTATTCTCCAGCGAACTGACTCCGAAAGGACCTGTTTACCAAGTGGTACGGGAGTTTCCCTGTGATTGA
- a CDS encoding NAD(P)H-hydrate epimerase: MTSLTSAAMREADRRCIEELGIPGAVLMNNAGMAVFRELPDGPVGVVCGKGNNGGDGFVVARLALQAGRDVRVALIAEPAQIRGDAALFMDVYRRLGGEMCVARTAPEANAAVSALRGRAVLVDAILGTGIRGEVQDPYRAAIAAWPDTYTVAVDLPSGLDADTGECGSPCIKANVTVTFQFAKTGLLAPSARPYVGRLVVADIGIPAVCADDTAWFRLKSGWASAR, translated from the coding sequence ATGACAAGTTTGACAAGTGCGGCGATGCGCGAAGCGGACCGGCGATGCATCGAGGAACTGGGTATTCCGGGCGCGGTATTGATGAACAACGCGGGCATGGCCGTCTTCCGGGAATTGCCGGACGGCCCGGTGGGGGTGGTGTGTGGAAAGGGCAACAACGGCGGGGATGGATTCGTCGTGGCGCGGCTGGCGTTGCAGGCCGGGCGGGATGTGCGTGTGGCGTTGATTGCCGAACCGGCGCAGATCCGGGGTGATGCAGCCCTGTTCATGGACGTGTACCGGCGGCTCGGCGGGGAGATGTGCGTGGCGCGGACCGCCCCGGAAGCCAACGCGGCCGTCTCGGCGTTGCGAGGCCGGGCCGTCCTTGTGGATGCGATCCTCGGTACAGGCATCCGGGGCGAGGTGCAGGATCCGTACCGCGCGGCGATTGCGGCATGGCCGGATACGTACACTGTCGCCGTGGATCTGCCGTCCGGACTTGACGCGGACACGGGCGAATGCGGCAGTCCATGCATCAAGGCCAACGTAACCGTAACGTTTCAATTTGCCAAGACGGGTCTTCTGGCCCCATCCGCACGTCCCTATGTGGGCCGTCTCGTCGTGGCCGATATCGGCATTCCGGCGGTGTGCGCGGACGACACCGCATGGTTCCGTCTGAAGTCCGGCTGGGCGTCTGCGCGATGA
- a CDS encoding MFS transporter, producing MANNGGLEGIKPEKLFWGSCTALIATAMTFAVLSSIMTPLKEQFLLTNEQAGFIGGAGLWGFPLSILIFGPLCSVLGMRFLLRMAFVFFMGGVLLMVLAVNFWMLFFGALTIAFANGLVEGACNPLVATIYPDRKVEKLNAFHVWFPGGIVIGGLVCFFLDRAGVTQIAGIASWQLKLGMILLPVLAYGAIMLNEKFPETERAQSGVSFGGMVKETLCRPLFLLLFVCMMLTASVELGPNRWIPSVLDAGGVSGMLVLVWTSLLMAIMRQSAGKVVERLAPTGILLTSAILSGLGLLWLSYAEGGVMIFIADTVFAVGICYFWPTMLGVASERVPKGGELALALLGAAGNIAVGLVTIPLMGTIADYYGHEKFPVNETKAVVQRIADELPGFKASAKDNELKAAMDETVALANAVLAKAQSGALPRNDTANVLRGAIKCAPDSEIGKIAKKTLDPAELHGGRTSFRIVSCMAIVLVIVFGALYLRDISTGGYKAERLI from the coding sequence ATGGCGAACAACGGCGGATTGGAAGGCATCAAACCGGAAAAACTGTTTTGGGGAAGCTGCACGGCGTTGATTGCGACGGCAATGACCTTTGCCGTGTTGAGTTCCATCATGACCCCCTTGAAAGAACAATTTCTATTGACGAACGAGCAGGCGGGCTTTATCGGCGGTGCGGGGCTTTGGGGCTTTCCGTTGTCCATTCTGATTTTCGGACCATTGTGTTCGGTTTTGGGCATGCGGTTCCTGTTGCGCATGGCATTCGTCTTTTTCATGGGCGGCGTGTTGTTGATGGTGCTGGCCGTGAATTTCTGGATGCTGTTCTTCGGCGCGCTGACCATTGCCTTTGCGAACGGTCTGGTCGAGGGTGCGTGCAATCCGCTGGTCGCCACCATCTATCCCGACCGAAAAGTGGAGAAACTAAACGCGTTTCACGTCTGGTTTCCGGGCGGCATCGTGATTGGCGGGCTAGTGTGTTTCTTCTTGGACCGTGCGGGTGTCACTCAGATAGCGGGCATCGCGTCATGGCAACTGAAACTCGGCATGATCCTGTTGCCGGTGCTGGCCTACGGCGCCATCATGTTGAACGAAAAGTTTCCCGAAACCGAGCGCGCGCAGTCCGGCGTTTCGTTCGGAGGCATGGTCAAAGAAACCTTGTGCCGACCCCTGTTCCTTCTGCTGTTCGTGTGCATGATGCTGACCGCTTCAGTGGAACTCGGACCGAACCGCTGGATTCCCTCCGTCCTCGATGCGGGTGGGGTTTCGGGCATGCTCGTGCTGGTATGGACAAGCCTCCTGATGGCAATCATGCGCCAGTCGGCCGGCAAGGTCGTCGAACGTCTCGCGCCCACGGGCATCCTGTTGACTTCCGCCATTCTGTCGGGACTCGGCCTGTTGTGGCTCAGTTATGCCGAGGGCGGCGTGATGATTTTCATCGCGGACACCGTGTTTGCCGTGGGTATCTGTTATTTCTGGCCGACCATGCTCGGCGTGGCTTCCGAACGCGTTCCAAAGGGCGGAGAACTCGCGCTGGCGCTACTGGGCGCGGCCGGCAACATCGCCGTCGGCCTTGTCACAATCCCCCTGATGGGAACCATTGCTGATTACTATGGCCATGAAAAATTCCCGGTCAATGAAACCAAGGCAGTCGTTCAGCGGATTGCCGACGAACTGCCAGGGTTCAAAGCCAGCGCCAAGGACAATGAACTGAAGGCGGCCATGGATGAAACCGTTGCCCTCGCCAATGCCGTGCTGGCCAAGGCGCAGAGCGGTGCTTTGCCGCGCAATGACACGGCCAACGTGTTGCGCGGCGCCATCAAGTGCGCGCCCGATTCCGAAATCGGCAAGATCGCGAAGAAGACGCTGGATCCGGCGGAACTTCACGGCGGGCGCACGTCGTTCCGCATCGTTTCCTGCATGGCGATCGTGCTGGTCATCGTGTTTGGCGCGCTCTATCTGCGGGATATTTCGACCGGCGGCTACAAGGCGGAAAGACTCATCTAG
- a CDS encoding carbon starvation CstA family protein, with translation MSVLMYLCVAMVSFLLAIRWYGAFVARQLGENAANTTPAHARNDGRDFVPTKPYILFAHHFSAIAGAGPILGPTMAILYGFVPAWLWVVFGGIFIGAVHDFMALFVCMREGGRSMAEVAKKTMGSAGFLLFILFTIMMLLLVTSSFLSAVSMSLTSLWPLDKLGLSSGQTLLKTQVENGVLMGRIGGIASTSVVIITLFSPFLGWLVYKRGMGALVAYPLAAFVCVGSIVAGVRWPIVLNADTWKIVLSFYVLFAAGVPVWVILQPRDFINVQILYAGMVLLILALFGAGFSGVSLNMPAWNIQEGVANLGLIWPMMFIMVACGAISGFHSLVAGGTTTKQLDNERDARRIGFNAMLLESLLAVCVLLALAIGLNSTDYRAIVFPTEAGAKSNPILAFSLATGHLVNRSVGIPMDLGTVFGVLLVEGFVITTLDAAVRLNRYLFEELWAMLFRKTPAIMRHYLFNSGLAVILMWVLAYSNAFNKLWPIFGAANQLLAAIGLISVTLWLLVNGRRYFFAAAPAVFMMTTTLASLVILLRKYLAESNYILIATDLILFVLAMGVIALVAKRLLSGNLHSGMSKVRGSL, from the coding sequence ATGTCTGTTCTGATGTATCTCTGCGTTGCCATGGTGTCCTTTTTGCTGGCCATACGTTGGTACGGCGCCTTTGTGGCGCGTCAATTGGGGGAGAATGCCGCCAATACAACACCCGCGCACGCGCGCAACGACGGCCGGGATTTCGTTCCGACCAAGCCGTATATCCTCTTCGCGCACCATTTCTCGGCTATAGCGGGCGCGGGGCCGATCCTGGGGCCGACGATGGCCATCCTCTACGGTTTCGTCCCTGCGTGGCTGTGGGTGGTGTTCGGCGGCATATTCATCGGGGCGGTGCATGACTTCATGGCGTTGTTCGTCTGCATGCGCGAAGGCGGACGGAGCATGGCCGAAGTCGCGAAAAAGACCATGGGATCGGCCGGGTTTCTGCTCTTTATCCTCTTCACCATCATGATGCTGCTGCTCGTGACCAGTTCTTTCCTGTCGGCGGTTAGCATGTCGCTGACCTCGTTGTGGCCGCTGGACAAACTCGGCCTTTCGTCCGGCCAGACGCTTCTGAAAACGCAGGTTGAAAATGGCGTGCTCATGGGCCGGATCGGTGGAATTGCCTCGACCTCGGTCGTGATTATCACGCTATTTTCGCCCTTCCTGGGCTGGCTGGTGTACAAGCGCGGCATGGGCGCGCTTGTCGCCTACCCGCTGGCCGCGTTTGTATGCGTGGGGTCGATCGTCGCGGGCGTCAGGTGGCCGATCGTCCTGAACGCCGACACGTGGAAAATCGTGCTGTCGTTCTATGTGCTTTTCGCGGCGGGCGTGCCGGTATGGGTCATCCTGCAGCCGCGCGACTTCATCAACGTCCAGATCCTGTACGCCGGGATGGTCCTTTTGATCCTGGCGTTGTTCGGGGCGGGATTCAGCGGGGTGTCGCTCAACATGCCCGCATGGAACATCCAGGAAGGCGTCGCCAACCTTGGCCTGATATGGCCGATGATGTTCATCATGGTGGCTTGCGGCGCGATATCGGGGTTTCATTCGCTCGTGGCGGGAGGGACCACCACCAAGCAACTCGACAACGAACGGGATGCGCGGCGCATTGGCTTCAACGCCATGTTGCTTGAATCCCTGTTGGCCGTTTGCGTGTTACTGGCCCTTGCCATTGGATTGAACTCCACCGATTATCGCGCCATTGTCTTCCCCACCGAGGCGGGCGCCAAGTCAAATCCCATTCTTGCCTTCAGCCTTGCCACCGGCCATCTGGTCAACCGAAGCGTCGGCATCCCCATGGATTTGGGCACGGTGTTCGGCGTGCTGCTGGTGGAGGGATTCGTCATCACCACGCTGGATGCCGCCGTGCGCCTGAACCGCTATCTGTTCGAGGAGCTATGGGCCATGCTATTTCGGAAAACACCCGCCATCATGCGCCATTATCTCTTCAACTCGGGGCTGGCGGTGATCCTGATGTGGGTGCTCGCCTACAGCAACGCCTTCAACAAATTATGGCCCATTTTCGGCGCCGCCAACCAGCTGCTGGCCGCCATCGGTCTCATCTCCGTAACCTTGTGGCTCCTGGTCAACGGCCGCCGTTACTTCTTCGCGGCGGCGCCCGCCGTGTTCATGATGACCACCACGCTGGCGTCCTTGGTCATTCTCCTGAGAAAATATCTGGCCGAAAGCAATTATATTCTGATTGCAACGGATCTAATTCTCTTCGTTCTCGCGATGGGCGTCATTGCCCTTGTGGCAAAACGGCTCCTTTCGGGCAACCTTCATTCCGGCATGTCCAAAGTCCGCGGATCCCTTTGA
- a CDS encoding DNRLRE domain-containing protein: protein MIRIRYILVPMAAFLCYATGADAAGGRVHAEMGRQAWFHYLSKNGEMLPGLSSFLSDDSLWHAYYSGCLFPDWGYPGGINRDAGEDCHWREFLDCYFDVLCAKYPPPWDYETKRRIAFFFGVVTHDMTDLPWHFDEGTNVAFENRGEREDAGHDANLDMICHLFVQAEYGILPGLQGTIWFPMDDILEAFAKRGKAVTAAQIEAGRTLLEAASLGTVGFGSLSYWHFKMKYPWSHRHYEDYYYGGVQHGAALSAVCIRYWYARLHGWSCLQNMPAYSCQPPGYIAHAPCRDTTIGNMLPGHNAGGEPVLEVARDVAGAERRALLHFTLENISKDVPLADARLWLHVNDCTEQVVVAAHAVNRAWNAGNGVTDNVNGIEGRPAMKDEATWEAPWQSPGCDHADADRDGVPTDSAMISPPKQGGHWVSWDLTPIATRWLAHPETNHGVLLQIEGAGKAAFLSSESFKSRSDEFCGGVRIEARPMLILRTL from the coding sequence ATGATCCGAATACGCTATATTTTGGTCCCAATGGCGGCGTTTTTGTGTTATGCGACGGGAGCGGATGCGGCTGGCGGACGCGTTCACGCCGAGATGGGCCGGCAGGCATGGTTTCATTACTTGTCGAAAAACGGGGAAATGCTTCCAGGGCTATCCTCGTTTCTTTCGGATGACAGCCTCTGGCATGCCTATTACTCGGGATGCCTGTTTCCGGATTGGGGCTATCCGGGCGGAATCAATCGCGACGCGGGGGAAGACTGCCACTGGCGCGAGTTTCTGGACTGTTATTTTGACGTCCTTTGCGCGAAGTATCCGCCGCCCTGGGATTACGAAACCAAGCGTCGTATCGCCTTTTTTTTCGGGGTTGTAACGCACGACATGACCGATCTGCCTTGGCACTTCGACGAGGGGACGAATGTCGCCTTCGAAAATCGCGGGGAGCGGGAAGACGCCGGACATGATGCAAACTTGGACATGATCTGTCATTTGTTCGTTCAAGCGGAATACGGCATACTGCCCGGACTGCAAGGCACAATCTGGTTTCCGATGGACGATATCCTCGAAGCCTTCGCCAAACGCGGCAAGGCCGTGACGGCCGCGCAGATCGAAGCCGGGCGAACGCTGCTGGAAGCCGCCTCGCTGGGCACGGTTGGATTTGGCTCGTTGTCGTACTGGCATTTCAAAATGAAATATCCCTGGTCGCATCGCCATTACGAGGATTACTACTACGGCGGCGTCCAACATGGCGCGGCATTGAGCGCGGTGTGCATCCGTTACTGGTATGCGCGCCTGCACGGCTGGAGTTGCCTGCAAAACATGCCGGCCTATTCGTGCCAGCCGCCGGGTTACATCGCGCATGCGCCCTGCCGGGACACCACCATCGGCAATATGCTGCCCGGCCACAACGCGGGAGGCGAACCGGTGCTCGAAGTGGCGCGCGACGTCGCCGGCGCCGAGCGGCGGGCGCTCCTACATTTCACGCTGGAAAACATTTCCAAGGATGTCCCTCTTGCCGATGCAAGGCTATGGCTGCACGTGAACGATTGTACGGAACAGGTTGTCGTGGCGGCGCATGCCGTGAATCGCGCATGGAACGCGGGAAACGGCGTCACGGACAACGTCAACGGTATTGAAGGACGTCCGGCGATGAAAGACGAAGCCACATGGGAAGCCCCATGGCAATCGCCCGGATGCGATCATGCGGATGCCGATCGCGATGGAGTTCCGACAGATTCGGCTATGATTTCGCCGCCCAAGCAAGGCGGACACTGGGTGTCATGGGATCTCACGCCGATCGCCACGCGATGGCTTGCACACCCGGAGACGAATCACGGCGTTTTGCTTCAGATTGAAGGCGCCGGCAAGGCCGCGTTTTTGTCTTCCGAATCCTTCAAGTCGCGATCGGACGAGTTTTGCGGGGGCGTCCGCATCGAGGCGCGGCCCATGTTGATTCTACGAACGCTTTGA
- a CDS encoding histidine phosphatase family protein, producing the protein MELLLIRHGECIINPSDPLYDPMDPPLTMRGWRQARCTGRRIAESPPDVLYCGPLLRNLQTAQCIHEATGLRPQLLWNLFEVAYNPHVRSRESIEKDFPFVRFGNDAEHPRSPQESHEDAHRRAHALWRLLLDTHGKSGRRVAAVSHGTFNDLLLSAILLLPFIPQVRFNSGNCAFHLVHATPDELRFLKLNDETHIPETERT; encoded by the coding sequence ATGGAATTGCTATTGATACGGCACGGCGAGTGCATCATCAATCCGTCGGATCCGTTGTACGACCCGATGGATCCACCGTTGACAATGCGGGGCTGGCGCCAAGCGCGTTGCACGGGCAGGCGAATCGCCGAATCGCCGCCGGATGTCCTCTACTGTGGCCCATTGTTGCGTAATCTGCAGACGGCGCAGTGCATTCACGAGGCCACGGGACTCCGCCCGCAATTGCTTTGGAACCTGTTCGAGGTCGCCTACAATCCCCATGTGCGTTCACGCGAATCCATCGAAAAGGATTTCCCATTTGTCCGGTTTGGCAACGACGCCGAACATCCACGCAGTCCGCAGGAATCGCACGAGGACGCCCACCGCCGCGCCCACGCGCTTTGGCGTCTTTTGCTGGACACGCACGGGAAAAGCGGCCGGCGCGTCGCCGCGGTTTCGCACGGAACCTTCAACGATCTGCTGCTCTCGGCGATACTGTTATTGCCATTCATTCCACAGGTTCGGTTCAATTCAGGCAACTGTGCATTTCATCTAGTCCACGCCACACCGGATGAATTGCGTTTCCTCAAACTGAACGACGAAACCCACATTCCGGAAACCGAACGAACCTGA
- a CDS encoding aminotransferase class IV yields the protein MELIRVQEKMFTHPDHAQRPHAPEYAFGAAFVADHFCPILEAAIPIFDTGFFHADAVYDVVSVSRGAFFKLDRHQARFARACDAIRVRNPFDREQEAAILHELVARAGLCDAYVWWTVTRGIPPMGRNEMVDPEKFQNRFYAFATSFVFMFDDDQRARGIDLIVSRDRIRIPPRAVDPTAKNFHWLDMQMALFEAGARGAEWAVLTDENGCLTEATGANIFAVIDGTVCTPDSGCLEGITRESVLELCEEMGIPTSCRRIHADELRTAREAFMTTTAGSIMPVRSVDGKSLSDQGGAGEISIRLHNLYWEKRWNGWHATPVRYELAGKPS from the coding sequence ATGGAACTTATCCGGGTCCAAGAAAAAATGTTCACGCATCCGGATCATGCGCAACGGCCGCATGCCCCGGAGTATGCGTTCGGCGCGGCGTTCGTCGCGGACCATTTTTGTCCGATTCTTGAAGCCGCGATCCCCATTTTCGACACGGGCTTTTTCCACGCCGACGCCGTTTACGACGTCGTAAGCGTCAGCCGGGGCGCATTTTTCAAACTCGATCGCCACCAGGCGCGTTTTGCAAGGGCCTGCGATGCCATCCGTGTGCGAAATCCCTTCGATCGCGAACAAGAAGCCGCCATCCTGCACGAATTGGTGGCGCGCGCGGGGTTATGCGACGCGTATGTATGGTGGACGGTCACACGGGGCATTCCGCCGATGGGACGAAACGAAATGGTGGACCCGGAAAAATTCCAGAACCGATTCTATGCCTTCGCCACCTCGTTCGTCTTCATGTTCGACGACGATCAACGCGCCCGCGGCATTGATCTTATCGTCAGCCGCGACCGCATCCGCATCCCCCCCCGGGCCGTGGATCCAACAGCCAAAAATTTCCACTGGCTCGACATGCAGATGGCGCTTTTCGAGGCAGGCGCCCGCGGCGCCGAGTGGGCCGTGCTGACGGATGAAAACGGTTGTCTTACTGAAGCCACCGGCGCCAATATCTTTGCCGTGATTGACGGCACGGTATGCACACCCGATTCCGGCTGTTTGGAAGGCATTACGCGCGAAAGCGTACTGGAACTCTGCGAAGAAATGGGTATTCCGACCTCGTGCCGGCGCATCCATGCCGATGAATTGCGAACCGCGCGGGAGGCTTTCATGACCACGACAGCGGGCAGCATCATGCCGGTGCGCAGCGTGGACGGCAAGTCTCTTTCCGATCAGGGAGGCGCCGGAGAAATTTCAATCCGCCTTCACAATCTTTATTGGGAAAAGAGATGGAATGGATGGCACGCCACGCCCGTGCGTTACGAATTGGCCGGCAAGCCTTCATAA